One Echeneis naucrates chromosome 16, fEcheNa1.1, whole genome shotgun sequence genomic window, GCCAACTAGCTAGCTTCGAGCGAAGTCCTTTCAAcgttttattgatttttatcccccccacccctttagaaaaacaaaaaacaagaaagagagacagagtgcCTGCCAATATGAGCCGACATACCTTCAGTAAAACCAGTAATTCATATCACTCAGAGCGTCAAAGTACAGACGATCAACGAGGACCCGGACCGCCGTCAAATCCTGCACCgacgccgccgccgctgctgccgTTGCTGCTGCCATCTTGTTCAACGACGACGAGATACCGAGCGACTTTTGGCACATTTGAGGCTCAAAATAACAAAACGAACCGATCTTTTAGGAGAGCCAGCCGCCACCCATGGCTTCGACGGGCGCCTCGGGTTTCACAAAACGTCGCCCTGGTGTCCGCTCAGGGCCGAGGAACCGTCTCACCAAACTTTTGCATGCTGAAGCGCCTCGACCGCCGCAGCTAGCTGCTGGATGCTAACTGAGTGCTAACTGACGGCTAACTGTAGCTGCTGGACAGAGAGCTGGATGCTGCTCCGCATGTATGGAATgtaagggggggtggggggggtgggggaggaggggagagagagagagagggagggagggagggagagggagggagggggggagagagagggagggaaagggaaggggagagggagggagggggagagagagagagagagagagggaaggagggggagagagagagagagagaggggcggggcgagagggaggagggagagagacactgacggagactgagagagagagaaagcgagcgCATAGACCTTACTGTACACACTCATCCATACTATGTAGGACCAGCATTTATTATTCACTAAACTGCACTCCATTTGTTTGctcctattattattattattattattattattattattattattattgttattattaaaactttttttatcACTAAAACGAACTTCTTATTTATGAATTCCTCAGCTTggaataaaaaagtaataatgttAATTGTTCAGGTTTTCTTCCTTGATGTTCTCATTCATAGTTTCATTGTTTATATGtctaaaaattaaacattttggtGATCTTATTTAATCATCATTTGAACCTTTTAAATCTTATGCAGCCttctatattatttatttagtcattcAGAAAGTgcctcctgtttttatttatctgttatCAATATTTACGAACTGTGCTCCTTTTACTGTGACATGCTGAAACGTCTTTACCAAAGGTTGGTCCTGATGCTGGTCAGGGTGATCCAGCACTGTCTAGTGGACAAAAGTATGAAGCACCTTTACAGGCACTCCGACAAAGAAATACAGTATGtgcataaaatgaataaataaaatagaaacattgtaagaaataaataattttaaataatgataaaaataaaaatttatttatagCAGGGCAATTTATCATTTGATTATCTTTGGTAAGGCTTTGTTTATATGTTCTTATAACCACAGCATAGACATTACACTTGTCTGCAATATATTTTCCAGGTGAATTAATTGGACAGCCTAGTCTAATAATAGAAAAGGATAGAATAGGCGATTTCACTACACAATCTTCAGCTCCTTAAAGACCTCCATGGTTGCAATGACAGTATCGCTGAACCAGACACACAACTGTATTGAATTAGTGATTGATCAGTAAAGatgactttgttgtttttatgtgtgtcaCAATACTGCAGCTGCTAAATGGAGCCATATTACGTCTACCACATGTTAATGAAGCACAGGGACCCTGGCACTAACTGAGAATTCAATAAATGTGGACTTCAACAACATATTAACACAATGGTTTGGTCTAAATGAGAACCGTAGTTTCAGTCGTTTTCACGTGTTCCAACATTATAACATGCGTTTCCCAGTTTCATCTTGTTCCCTGATAACTTCCAGTACAAAGCTCGACTTTAAgatgtagaagaaaaaaaaagagactgtcTTATGTGGGACAAACGTTGCTTTAATGGGATGTTGGGTCAACATTCAACAGACAAATATCGATGGAGTGGTGTGATTTTAAAGAACACGTTATTCATTTTGGATAACAAGCGATGACATTTTGCCTGGAGGAGTGATGAAGTGTTACAACTATTAAATTATGATCACACTTTGTGTAAAATATGGATCAGAAATGCCAGGTCCACAAGCATAGCATAGTGTTTCTCTGAATACtctaaaatatgtaaaaaacaaaacaaaacaaaaaagcaaccACATCAGAAATATTATAAACAAGTGAACTTAATTGAAAAAAcctaaataataattaaactaGTTCAAGTTCGTCTGTAACACTGGTCTGGCTTCCCCTCTGGACAGTCTGTTCTCATGCGATCTCTTATAGTGGATATAAAAAGTCCACTACACATCTATGTACCTAAATCTGTGCAACagtaaagattttaaaatatcatgAGGACTGTGCTACTtgtatttatgaatttattgaTAATACTTGGATACCATGTAGTCTGGCCCCTGCTGCACTGCCAAATCTTTTAATTCCCACTGAGCCAGAACAAATACTTAGCCCCTCAGAGAGGCATTCAACATCCAGGCCAAAGGTCAACAGACACTGAAGCTGTGGCATGTTGAATAAGAGATTAAACATTTTATGAGTTGTGTTCAGCTTCCGGCCAAGATTTAGATGAGAAGATcaatcttcttctttttccactGTCTCCCACAAGAAAAAGACACTTCAGTGGAAATCTGTTATTGTTCTCATTGTTAATTGCTTGAGTGCTTGAGAGACTTTTTTTTGGATGCTTCCAAACTTGCGATGGTCAGAAAGATTCCCATTGGCCAAAGTCTTCCCTCATTCCAATCAACGATTGAGCTGAAATGCATCATTATGAGAGCGCGGAGGGAATGTcgccacagacagacaaacggACCAGGCCCCAACAGACCCAGCCAGCTCTGTATGAATTCTTTAGGCTCGGACGTAATGGATGTTCATTCACGTTCTAACTCTGACATAAATGGACTAAaggttcatttttaaaaaatatgtaaatactGAATTTTCCAATTTCAGCTTCTTCTAGGAGCCACAGACCTGGTGATTTTATGAAGATGCTATCAATAAGTACCAACTGGTGCATGATTGCTAATCCAAGGTATCTACCAAATAACAACCGGTGTCAGCAGTGAAGATGTGTTTTcacttctgtttatttgtcaacATGATTATAAAAAAGGACGTGAACTGACTGGTACTGAATTTGGTAGAAGGGATGGCTCAGGAAGATCGTATTTTGGGGAAGAATCAAATAATTGTATCTCTGAAATCTTTTCTATGATGTATGACATTTGCCTTGGTGGACTACTGAGGTCTGTGCCTTTCCAGTTATTTTCTTACCAAGAAAGCCCAACTGACCTAAATAAGACAAAATTTAAACTGCGTAGAGTCTTTATATCCACTGTAGAATTCCTTAACTGCAGTTGCCCATCCTGTTTGAGTATCGATTAAAGAGTCTGAAAACTGTTCAGTAATAAAACGTGTAACTTGGctggaatttttatttatccaaTGTCAGTGTTCTTAACCTAAGAAATGAGTTTTATCTCTGCCACTTCTTCATAAGtgtagaaaaatgaaaaaaagatttcttaAATATCATGGCCCTcccaaatataaataaatactcaagtaaattcatgaataaatctgaaattTCCACACATGCAGCTTAAGtgttcttttttccaaaacttCTCACTGAATCGTGGGAAAATAGATGAAGCTTCACATAACTTTGTGTGACATGATATTGAGTAATCAGAGCCTTCTTTATCACCACCAAAATAGTTGGATGGAATTCATGTACAGACATTTCTTGAAAACGTTACAAAAGGTTTTTGTCGTCAGATTTTCCTTCCATGAATGTAATGTGGCAATATGTTACAGCCTCACCTGACAGGTTGGGACTGTGCTGCTCGTAAACATTGGCAGAGATTCATTTCCTGGGTTCGGAACATTGATAACAATGCTTCTGACCTCGAATATTCTTCAGTCTGACAATTCATTTCCTACTCATAAACATTTGATAACTATAGATATGGTTTTTGATCTTGTTGACTTAATCTTTAATGAGATATCTTAATTGTTAACTTTATACTGTATGTAACCATGTTTTTATCAAGTAGAGAGAAATATGTTTATGCCTGGTGTCGCCTTAGTATCTGTTCTAAAAACAGGTCATGTGTTTGCGCAGGTATCAAACTACTCAACAATACCCAgcactgctaaaaaaaaactgaatagaGTTTTATGCAAGATAACTATTGCGAGGTCACTATTATGAGGCCTGAGGTTTATCAAATAAGCAACACTGTGAGTTAATGTGACTGAGATGTAGCCAGTATTTTGTTGATTATGCCAGTTTAAGGTGCGCGTTCTCCACTACTGATTTTACCTGATGATTACCGATCATCGCCCTCAACTCCTGGCTCTGGATCTTAAATGTTGCTAGTAAGGGGAAACTACAGACGAAGGTGCTCCACCTCGTTATTATTTCACACTGTGGCGTTTACATCTCCGTGCCAGGACTCTCTCCTTTTGTCAGTAATTTCTGGAGAATCTTTTGGTAGAACGGGGAGAAGACCAGCTTGTTGTAGTTGACAAGGCGACTGAAGTGAACAGCGAGCTCCTTCAGCTCCCTGCTGACTGGAGACAGACCTCCAGGGAGAAGCGGGGGGGTCTTATGCTGACTGGACTCCAGGGAAGCCAAGAGGTAGGTCTGAACCCGAGAGTctgacaggagaggagaggaattcTCCGTCATtgccaaacaaaatgtttctgtaaacCGTCACTCACATGCTGTTGGCTCTTTTTCTAACCGAGTCAATTTTGAATTATATTAGATGTATTATAAAGTATGACTTTGTAAGTTGTCTTGAGATAATGAGCATACAAATAAAACCGAGCTAAAAGATGTCAGTGTTTTTACCCATCAGTTTGCGGACTGTGTTGTCTGGTTGGATGGTGGCTGAGATCTGTCCCTTCAGGATGCTCCTTCGTTCGGCAGAGAAAGGAGAGTAGCCATGTTGGCCAAGACACTGACTTAGCTCAACACATAATTTCTCTCCGATGGTCGCTAAGGCCTCCTGTGCACTGAAAGACCTGAGGACAGGTGGGGGGAAGTCATGTAAGTGGTTCAACGCAGCTGATAAATAAAGACTTTAATGTCCAATGGCCAAATGCTTATTTGCTTGGATGTTCCCCATAGTTACTGCCTGCCTCAACAGTCATCAATCAGTTGGGAGTGGTCTGAAACATAATAAAAGGGAACCCTCCACAGCCTGCAGAGGTGTCCAGTGTCACTTTATCAAGCATAAGTGTACAGTAGAAGTTAGTTGTACTCAcggtgtgtgcatgtctgcgAGCATGATGGAGATGGTGTTTTTAAGAGTTTCCATCAGCCCCGGCAGGCCTGAGATGGCCTCCCCGGTCGTAGTGTAGACGATAAGAAGCACAGACGAGAGAAGAACTAGCCGATCGGCCTCCTGTTGCATCTCCTGGAACCGAACCTGATCCATCAACATCGTCTAATGGGGGAAGGACAAGGTCAAAACAGTTTAAAGGGACAGAAACAATCACAGGACACAGACAAGCCAAAAATACATTAGTGGAGAacaaggtgtaaaaaaaaaaaaaagagatacaACTCGCAGAGTGTTAGGCTTCAGGATTGAGGGCGTGTACCTCTGGGAAGGGGTCTGAGGCGTGGTCCCACCTCAGCAGGCGTAAATAGGCTTGATTGTGGACATTTAGGGGGAGGAGTGAGGAAGGGTCAGATGAGGCAGCAGTTGAGCCATCCATCTCAGCTTCCTTCAGGCTTTTCACCGTGTCCTCAAGCCACTTCTCAGTGTAGTCTAAGGCATCTGAGGGACAAAGGGGTCATTCtaattttttatgttgtcaCTACTCGCAGTGAATTCTTCCACTGTTCACCATGTGATAACATTGACGTCACATTCTTCATAAGATAAGATGATTTCAGTGTAACAGAAGAACATTGAatcaatttgtattttaaacagataactgcagctttaaagtgAGTAACACAGCTGGCTGGTGGAGGTTATTACAATACCAGCACACTTTTCAAAGACTGACTGTTATGTTGCTTCCTTTGCTTTAGATCCAGCCATATAACATTATGTAACTATATAATGCTGGTAGCATAAATAATGCAACAAATGACTAATTCAGTTAAGGAAAGCATCCTCACTGGGCTGTTTCTCCAGAAACTCCTGGAATTTGTTCCTCTCATACTCAACGGACTGCTGCATCAGATGAGGTCTGATGCTGCTCAGGGCAAAGTTGGCCATGTCCACCTTCATCAGGTCCAGAACCGAGAATATTGCCCTTAGATAGAgagaaataacaataaacagATAGTGGGACTGTTTAAATACAACAGTTCTAATGAAATGGTGAATTTTCTGAGGTTAACTCTCCATTAACCTCTATTTAACCGCTATCTGCTTTCTTATCATCCTCGAAGTTAACATCACTCCAGAACAGGCCGACGTGTGTGCCATAATAGACTGGAATGAAATCACAGACTAAAAGTAAAGTAGGACCCGACTCATGCAGAGCTAAGAATAGTCCCTCTCTTGTAGTCTTATAGTCTCTTGGCTTACTTGAGCAGAGGCACAATATCTGTAATCTCCTTTAGCTTATTGACATCCTCGTCTCTGCAGGGGGCGCACAGCGAGCCCATCATCCCAACAATGAACTGGGACAGTCGGCCGATGTCAAGGGCTCCATTCTCAGCCTGCTGCTGGATTAGAGGCAGGTCCAGCACCTCCTCTATGCGGGAGCGCTGACGACCGTGGCCCGGTAGCAAGAAAGACAGGAGCGTCTGGATGATCAGATGTTAGAGTAAAAAAGGAGGTGTGAATAAGGGAGGGATTTAAGTTCTGCTCCTTGACCTGATCAAAACCTCAACTTCGACATCATCATGCCTGACACTGCACTGGGAAGGTCATCGGGACCAGTTTATTCACCTCTTTGATCTCAGCAAGTAGTTTGATGGCGTGTCCGTACGATGGTGGATCCTCTTTCAGCTGTGCTTCCAAAcaatcccagaatgctttgtGCATGATCTCCTTCACCTTGCGCTCCAAACTGCACAGGGTCAAAGGGCACACTGAGAAGAGGCTTCACGCAAAAACAGGTACTCCAGTGAGACTAAGTGACTGAATCAAGTCCTCACCTTCCTTCAGGAAGTTCTGTGGGTTTGACCTGAAAAGCCTGGTTGACCATTATTTCATGAGCCAAAGCCATGTTGGTGACTCTTTTAGCTgtctccatcagctcctccacagaCACGAACCTTGGAGGGCTGGCTGTGGAGGAAGGAAAATCAatttaagaaaatgtgttttcattccaAGAAAACAGCCTGCATTGGTGTATACCGAACTCCAGAGGATGCCCTgtcaatgaaaaacattttaacacatcTTATGAATGAATCATCTTTTACTTCAAAGTGGAAGTAATGTGAATACAGtgcaagcagacacacaccaaagaCAGGCTGTTTTAATCCACTGTAGGCTCGAGCTGTCAGGTTACTCACACAGCACAGAACTCTGTTCGGCACACCTGCCTTAAAGCAAAGTTTCCACTCCTGCACATCAATAACAATCCAATTTATATCTGAACATAAACAAGACGTTTCCCTTGGACATTTCATTGTCTTCATCTGTCAAGAAGAAAATCTTACAAAACAAGATAGATAGAAGCCCTGAGGGGAAATTcaaggaaaatgagaaaatgatgcATTTTCTAAATCGATTCAAAACAATTCTCCTGCACCCCATATGGATAAAATTAGGAATACCTGTCCCGAAAATTGCACTGATCCAAATGTTTGATGATAAATTGTTTATTATCTGGCTGTGGGATAATTTTTCAGTAAACTTTGGAAGATGTGTGAACAGGAGCCTTGATATATAACCCAAGCTGAGATTAGTCCTCACAGCAGAGGCTCGGCTTTGTGCTGTATGAGGACTTTTATATGTCAAGCACCCTGTCCATTAAACGTGGTGTGCATGTGCAAGTACAACAACCGAGTGGCCACTGAATGTCAGGCAACAGctgaacacaacacattttctgtggTGAATTCAGCAGCCTTCCCAACACTGCAAACTCTTGTCTTCACATGTACATTGTGTTACAAGACCACACCTGGTCTTATTAGCTGCTGGGTTGGAGTGGGATCTGCAGAAGTGATGACAGGATGAGAATCACTGGAGTTGTGTTATCGAAGAGTTAAGACAGGAAAGCACTGCAGACAGAAGGAATTCATTTGCCAGCGCCTAAAGGAATGTGTTCATCGGGCTAGTACTTTTATTCACTACAGCAGTCATGATTCCTCTCCACCGTACAAAAGGAGGATTGTTTGTGTTCCCAGTCTCACTTCATGTTTGTGATAATAATGAACTGCTGAGAGGAAACCGGGGAACTTAACTGAACTTTTACAAAATGTGATAAGAAGCAGATTGGAGAGCAGCTGAAGCAGAAACTTGCACTGCAACTCCAGGTCTGAAACACAGTAAAGACACAACTGTACAATAGATGTGTCACCTCAGGTCTATGAGGTGAACCCAAAATGCTGGGTATCTTGACTATTCcgcaaaaataaattttattaaaaagtcCGGGAAATTAAcatattttggtgtttttctcttttgcattTGGCTTTGGCTCTATGtggcagagtggagcagtggacagcacaaaaaaaaggttCCACATTTGGACCTAAGGCTAGTTCACATGTTTCCCTGACAGCGTTAAGAGGTTAAGTTAATCAGTCAAAATGGGTGGACTCACAGTTAAATccattttcattaaataaaaatgtgactgCTCTTTTTCAGCTGACACtaaaacacagagacatacgAGTTTCCAACCCTCAACATCAGAGTTAGCTCAGGCTTAAAAGGCCGTGCCAGAAGGAGGCACTACCTGGTATCCTCACCTGCTGAAACATCTGTCTTAGGTTAATTACGGATCTTAAATGGTCTGAACATGGACAAGGCGGTTTGCACGGGTGTAATTTTGTTTGCACATTGTTGTTTAAAGCCTGATCCTCACCTTGGGGAGAGTCCTCAGGCTGCTGGCTCGAATCTGCCCTGACCCTCTTCCTCACCGTCTCAGAAGCATCCTGAGTGCACTCCTCCTTTGAGTCCTTGTCTCCTCCACCCTCAAGGTGGTCTGCCTTCTTTGGCATGCTAGAGTTTTCAGGACAACAGGATGCTGGTTAAAGCTGTAATCCGCACTGACCTCAAGCATGTGGAAAGTGTGTCATGACGTACAAGGCAATCATGTGCAAGAGCTGTGTTATTGACCGTGTTTGTGGCAAATCATGCAGTATCACagcacaaagagaaggagggatgaGGGTTGTTGTGATTTACAGATGATGACATCACCGCAGACTAGGAGGGGGGACAGAGGGGGGTAAAACCGAGGTGGTAAACAAAACAGAGCCGCATGGCGTCGGTGCTCATCTGCGGCGAAGCTTACTGACCTTACAGGTAGAGAAGTCTGTCAGCTGTGGATCTCTGAACTTATCTAACCTCAGCTTCAGTCCTCGgctgccaacaacaacaacaacaacaacaataacaacaacgacgacgacgacaacaacaaaggCTAATGACACAGCTACTCCTCCATCATCCAGCTAAAGCCGAGTCACCGCCGTCACGGAGGCCTTCATGGCTTCACGGCGGCCGGACACCGTCTTCGACAGAGAAGGAGCCACGTTTCATCCTGGGGAAAAATCCGCTTTGTTTACGCGGCAGCCTCCTTCTGCTGCAGAGACGCTGCTAGCCGAGCGGCGGCGACGCTTCCGGGTTTGGGTGGGGCTAACGTGACGTAACAGTCGAGCCCCCGTCCGCGCGCACACACGAACGCGCTCACGTGTCCCCAAACAGAGGATGATAGaaaacttttttaatttttcatgaaaatttcTGTGAATATTTTAAGGTCTATTCTtctgcagcaacaaaaactATAAATGGCAGCACATTGTGGAAATTATATCATGTCCAAACAAGATTTAGCTGAAATGGAGAACGTAAACAATGTTATAGATGCAAAATTTACTGAGTTATAGCCAACTGAGTATTTTCTATCATAGTTTCTTCTGTAGTTTTTTCAATACAGGTTACAATTGACTCAAAGTATCAGCTACATAAGTTATGTTgtaattaatgaaatgtttattcGGGTGAGAACTCATGTTTTAGTTGTGACTGAGGCGAGTTGGATTGGCCAAATATTACACTAACAAATTATACATTCAGAAAATTTAAGCACTCAATATTTTGTTAAAACATATCCTGTAGCCTAATAAGCAACTTTGCCTTTACTGAAACCAATGGTAAAAATTGGAAAGTTCATTGCAGACGTTGAAatgcacaaatacagaaaagctGGCCGTCTGTCtgcaatttcattcattttgcctcaaaaaaaaaaaaaaaaaaaaagcaaataaagctCAAAGCATACATgctaatattttatatttatacttaaaTTCAAGGAAGATACGGCAAGGAATTAGTCATCTCTTTATTTGTTCAGTAATGCACAAAAACAAGTGTACAAGTGCAATGATATGCTGTAGTCATCTTTCCCATTTGTATCTTTTGTAGCAATCTAAGATAcaatgtcatttcttttttttttttattttaactcagTCAGCTTGTGTCTAACTGGCCAGCTATTGAACCAATAAAAACTTAAACTGACTGCTGAAAATGTCAGACACCTCAGCCATGTGCCCGAATCACTGTATTCACAAACCTACAGCACACTGACTGCAGAGTCACCAAAGTACTGGTTGAATATCTCAGGGTGGGCTTGGTAAAATTGGCGGAGCAGGCGCTTCCTCTCCTTAGCAGAGATCGTTGTGTTCTCATGGATGCTGTTCAGAAGAGTCCGCAGTTCCTGGTTGGTCGTGGTCTTTGTAGAGTCAGTGAAAGTCCTGCTGGAGACCTGCTGACAAAACATGGAGCCTGAAGGACAttaagacagagaaacacaaagcattAACGAGGAGGGAACCTTTACTTGTTCGGATGCCACATTCATAGACTTCTCATGCAAAGTACAGAAAGGCAGCTGGCTAATATGCTAAAAATTCAATAACCAACACCGACATACCATTACTTATGAAGCTGTTTATACTGAACActtctgcttttttattttacattcattcagtAATTTCACAATTTACAGGACATACGTGGACATACACGTTTATGAAATTCATGCTCTTTAGGACATATTACAAGGGCATGAAAAATATTAGATGATATTCAATGGAAATGATGGTTTCATTCAGAGCATTTGCACAATTCTCCTCTATAAATGTAATCGGGGCACACAAAGCGACAGGGATGTGTCAATTTCCAGATGGTTGACGGGATCCAAAGCCTCAAGCACAGCCATTAAATTTAATCTCTCCACTATTCCAGGTATTAAAAATGTCACGTTGATGTGGATTAATAGATTCTATCGTGACAggctttaatttttatttatttttttactagaTACCATATATGCCTTGGGGTGGAAACTGCAGTTGTAAAATTGaacctaaaacaaaaaaaaagttagacCCAGATTTTGAACCATCTGCTGCTCCACTATGAGCTGACTTCTTAATACACTTGTATTTGAgtgaaaattatgttttgtcCAACTGTTTTGTGTTGGACACTTACCAGTAGTTTCAGGCTGTGTCCCATGTACAAGGTTGGCCAGCTTGTCACTCACTCCTTTGTGCAGAGCCCCGGGTatctggagcaaagacaaaaatatgtttcaacAGCAGTGAAACAGCTTTTTGATTCAATTAAATGCTTGAAAATTTGGCAGTCTTTCCTGTTCAAGTTCCCATTCATCACTTTCACCAAAAGCCTTGCACAAATGTCTGTGACGGATTTCTGAACTGTATTCTGCAACTCAAATTGAGCAATTTGTTTACAGCGCTACTGAATGTCAAAATCCAGCGCAGCAATAGGTTAACCTTAACAAACTTCAGGGTGAGGCAGTTTTGGTTTTGAAGAAGAGCTCATGAAGTTTAGCTTTGATTTTCATCAGaatgaaaatttgttttattccGAATTATCCAGTCACCGTCTTTGCTTGTGACAATATCAGCATCATATTTTATGTAATTCTGAAAGAGTTTTGGCGAGTCTGAACGGGACCACATCTTAGTCTTTG contains:
- the tcp11l1 gene encoding T-complex protein 11-like protein 1 encodes the protein MPKKADHLEGGGDKDSKEECTQDASETVRKRVRADSSQQPEDSPQASPPRFVSVEELMETAKRVTNMALAHEIMVNQAFQVKPTELPEGSLERKVKEIMHKAFWDCLEAQLKEDPPSYGHAIKLLAEIKETLLSFLLPGHGRQRSRIEEVLDLPLIQQQAENGALDIGRLSQFIVGMMGSLCAPCRDEDVNKLKEITDIVPLLKAIFSVLDLMKVDMANFALSSIRPHLMQQSVEYERNKFQEFLEKQPNALDYTEKWLEDTVKSLKEAEMDGSTAASSDPSSLLPLNVHNQAYLRLLRWDHASDPFPETMLMDQVRFQEMQQEADRLVLLSSVLLIVYTTTGEAISGLPGLMETLKNTISIMLADMHTPSFSAQEALATIGEKLCVELSQCLGQHGYSPFSAERRSILKGQISATIQPDNTVRKLMDSRVQTYLLASLESSQHKTPPLLPGGLSPVSRELKELAVHFSRLVNYNKLVFSPFYQKILQKLLTKGESPGTEM